From Desulfobacterales bacterium, one genomic window encodes:
- a CDS encoding prepilin-type N-terminal cleavage/methylation domain-containing protein — protein MKNRKMLKNEKGFTLIEIIAVIIIMGILAAVAVPKFFSMQDDAVKASLNGALSESAARFNHAFSKYILLYQKAPTNVTVLSTDGTKHFANDLLGSGAETSPGVDIGDFNVTWTKDVATGNLVITIISSKTMSEEAIAASESRTKTITGINWGS, from the coding sequence ATGAAAAATAGAAAAATGCTAAAAAATGAAAAAGGTTTTACCCTGATTGAGATCATTGCTGTCATCATTATCATGGGAATCTTGGCGGCGGTAGCGGTGCCCAAGTTTTTCTCCATGCAGGATGATGCGGTGAAAGCATCGTTGAATGGTGCATTGTCGGAATCAGCGGCACGATTCAATCATGCATTTTCAAAATATATTCTGTTATACCAAAAAGCCCCTACCAATGTTACTGTATTATCTACTGATGGAACTAAGCATTTTGCTAACGATTTACTCGGTTCTGGCGCAGAAACTTCGCCCGGCGTCGATATTGGCGATTTTAATGTAACTTGGACAAAAGATGTTGCTACCGGCAATCTGGTTATTACGATTATTTCCTCGAAAACCATGAGTGAAGAAGCTATCGCTGCATCGGAGAGTAGAACTAAGACAATTACCGGTATCAACTGGGGGTCATAA